Genomic window (Anaerolineae bacterium):
GGGTCATCCGCCGGCTGGGGCGGAAACGGCCGGCGGGGGCACAGCCATCGCCCCACGGGGTGGTCTTCGTGCAGATCGACGGCCTGTCGTACACTGCCCTGCGGCATGCCCTGCGGGAAGGGATGATGCCGGCGCTGGAATCCCTGCTGGAGCATGGGCAGTTCCGCCTGATGGCCTGGGACTGCGGCATCCCCTCGCAGACCTCTTCGGTGCAGGCCGGCATCATGTACGGCGACAGCTCCGATATCCCCGCCTTTCGCTTCCTGGACCGCGCCAGCGGCCGGATCATTGTCTCCAACCGGCCGGAGGGGGCGCGCCTGCTGGAACAGCGCTATGTGGAGAACGGTTATCGCGGCTTACTGCGCGGCGGTTCCAGCACGGCGAACGTGTTCAGCGGCGGGGCAGAGCTGACCATTTTCACGATGGGGAACAACCGGAATGCCGGCGCTTCCCGCCGTATTGATGATTTCCTGCTCTTCCTCCTGAACCCCTACTGCCTCCTGCGGGTGCTCATCCTGTCGCTGTGGGACTGGCTCATGGAGGTGATCTA
Coding sequences:
- a CDS encoding phage holin family protein, translating into MRRAWRLGWRFFTTALVNSLSLFMAVLVIPGISFDFSPRLVPAWVTFALFLGLVNALVRPMVVYLAYPVNWLTIGLPTVLVDSLLLLFVGRVWPGFHVDAFWPSAVLGAVILPASNVLFSALVSAERQRTLYDWVIRRLGRKRPAGAQPSPHGVVFVQIDGLSYTALRHALREGMMPALESLLEHGQFRLMAWDCGIPSQTSSVQAGIMYGDSSDIPAFRFLDRASGRIIVSNRPEGARLLEQRYVENGYRGLLRGGSSTANVFSGGAELTIFTMGNNRNAGASRRIDDFLLFLLNPYCLLRVLILSLWDWLMEVI